In Erpetoichthys calabaricus chromosome 4, fErpCal1.3, whole genome shotgun sequence, one genomic interval encodes:
- the LOC114650502 gene encoding collagenase 3-like produces the protein MLSFELLVFTLFVTGGCATPVLRDTPKQNDGQLAQDYLHKFYNLSSAPGDHLKRSSGQFTKKLKEMQKFFGLRVTGKLDTETIQKMKTPRCGVPDVASYSTFPGRLKWATNDLTYRIENYTPDIPKADVDKAISSAFEVWTEVTPLKITRIYSGTADIMITFVYGDHGDNSPFDGPEGILAHAFAPSPGIGGDTHFDEAESFSTGSSGYCLFLVAAHEFGHALGLSHSKDPGALMYPTYSYVNLESFTLSSDDVDGIQSLYGPNPDKHPQKPAPPKTPSACDTSLVLDAATTFRGETMFFKDRFLWRKSPGSIEVEQTTIKTFWPELPDKVDAVYESFVWDTVFVFKGKRVWALQGYDILQGYPRTIQKFGFPPTVKKVDAALYIEQTQKTLFFVGTHYYSYDETSKKMEKGYPKLIKANFPGIGGRVNAALESNGIMYLFNGPRIFEYNFQSKKVSGVLNGNYFLGCQK, from the exons ATGCTGTCTTTTGAGCTTCTCGTTTTCACTCTTTTTGTGACAGGAGGGTGTGCCACCCCAGTCCTTCGAGACACCCCTAAACAAAATGACGGACAATTAGCACAG GATTATCTACACAAGTTCTACAATCTCTCAAGTGCACCTGGAGATCACTTAAAACGAAGCAGTGGacaatttacaaaaaaacttaaagaaatgcaGAAGTTTTTTGGCTTGCGGGTGACTGGAAAATTAGATACTGAAACgattcagaagatgaaaacaccCAGATGTGGGGTACCTGATGTGGCTTCATACTCTACATTTCCAGGACGACTAAAGTGGGCAACAAACGATCTGACTTACAG aATTGAAAACTACACACCTGATATTCCTAAAGCTGATGTAGACAAAGCAATAAGTAGTGCATTTGAAGTTTGGACTGAAGTTACCCCACTAAAAATCACCAGAATCTACAGTGGAACAGCTGACATTATGATCACCTTTGTTTATGGAG ACCATGGTGACAATTCTCCCTTTGATGGTCCAGAAGGAATACTCGCTCATGCTTTTGCACCTTCACCAGGCATTGGCGGAGACACACACTTTGATGAAGCTGAATCCTTTTCCACGGGCTCATCAG GATACTGTTTATTTCTCGTGGCTGCCCATGAGTTTGGTCATGCTTTAGGCCTGTCACACTCAAAAGATCCAGGTGCCTTGATGTACCCAACCTATAGCTATGTCAACCTAGAAAGTTTCACTTTGTCAAGCGATGATGTTGATGGGATTCAGTCTTTATATG GGCCTAATCCTGACAAACATCCACAAAAACCAGCACCACCAAAAACTCCCAGTGCATGTGATACCAGCTTGGTTTTAGATGCAGCGACCACTTTTCGTGGAGAAACAATGTTTTTTAAGGACAG GTTCCTCTGGCGCAAGAGCCCTGGTAGTATAGAAGTTGAACAGACCACCATCAAAACCTTCTGGCCAGAACTTCCTGACAAAGTAGATGCAGTGTATGAGAGCTTCGTATGggatacagtatttgtatttaaaG gAAAGAGGGTTTGGGCTCTGCAAGGTTATGATATCTTACAAGGCTATCCAAGAACTATCCAGAAATTTGGATTCCCACCAACAGTGAAAAAAGTTGATGCTGCATTGTACATTGAACAGACTCAAAAGACTTTGTTCTTTGTTGGAACACATTATTACAG ttaTGATGAGACaagtaaaaaaatggaaaaaggctACCCCAAATTAATAAAAGCCAACTTCCCAGGAATCGGTGGACGAGTTAATGCTGCTTTAGAAAGCAATG gtatCATGTATCTCTTCAATGGTCCAAGAATATTTGAATATAACTTTCAATCAAAGAAAGTGTCTGGTGTTTTAAATGGAAATTACTTTCTTGGTtgccaaaagtaa